One part of the [Synechococcus] sp. NIES-970 genome encodes these proteins:
- a CDS encoding sugar-phosphate nucleotidyl transferase — protein sequence MKAMILAAGKGTRVRPITYTIPKPLIPILQKPVMEFLLDLLAQHGFDQIMVNVSHLAHEIEGYFKDGQRYGVHLAYSFEGNIKDGELQGKALGSAGGIRKIQDFNPFFDDTFVVLCGDALIDLDLTAAVQWHKEKGAIATVITKSVPREDVSSYGVVVTDDNDRILSFQEKPSVEEALSTKINSGIYIFEPEVIDFIPPDCEFDIGGELFPKLVAANAPFYALEMDFEWVDIGKVPDYWLAIQHVLQGKVKNVPIPGIEVKPGVYTGLNVAVNWDKVDIQGPVYIGGMTRIEDGAKIVGPTMIGPSCWICAGATVESSVIFEYSRLGSGVRLKDKLVFGRYCVDKTGATIDLQKTALDWWITDARHANPPSIPVQNFHAAESLEIEEFLNNPLLINDLPS from the coding sequence ATGAAAGCCATGATTCTGGCAGCTGGTAAAGGAACAAGGGTCCGCCCAATTACCTACACCATTCCAAAGCCTTTGATTCCGATTTTGCAAAAACCTGTGATGGAATTTTTGCTCGATCTCCTCGCCCAGCATGGCTTCGACCAGATTATGGTGAATGTCAGTCACCTCGCCCACGAAATTGAAGGCTATTTCAAGGATGGGCAACGCTACGGCGTTCATCTTGCCTATTCCTTTGAGGGCAATATCAAGGATGGCGAATTGCAAGGGAAGGCCCTGGGTTCAGCGGGTGGCATTCGTAAAATCCAAGATTTTAATCCGTTTTTTGACGATACCTTCGTGGTGCTTTGTGGGGATGCATTGATCGACCTTGACCTCACTGCGGCGGTGCAGTGGCATAAAGAAAAAGGGGCGATCGCCACCGTGATCACCAAATCTGTCCCCAGGGAAGATGTCTCCAGCTATGGCGTCGTTGTTACCGATGACAATGACCGCATCCTGAGCTTCCAAGAAAAACCCAGTGTCGAAGAAGCCCTCAGCACCAAGATCAACTCAGGGATCTATATTTTCGAGCCAGAAGTCATTGATTTTATTCCCCCCGATTGTGAATTCGACATTGGGGGAGAACTGTTCCCAAAACTTGTTGCGGCCAATGCTCCTTTTTATGCCCTCGAAATGGATTTTGAATGGGTAGATATTGGCAAGGTCCCCGATTATTGGCTGGCAATTCAACATGTTCTCCAGGGCAAAGTCAAAAATGTTCCGATTCCTGGCATCGAAGTTAAGCCAGGCGTTTACACTGGGCTCAATGTGGCGGTGAACTGGGACAAAGTGGATATCCAAGGTCCGGTTTATATTGGCGGCATGACCCGCATCGAAGATGGCGCCAAAATTGTCGGCCCCACGATGATTGGTCCTAGCTGCTGGATCTGTGCTGGAGCAACGGTGGAAAGCAGCGTTATCTTCGAATATTCTCGTCTTGGTTCTGGAGTTCGCCTCAAGGATAAACTTGTTTTTGGGCGCTATTGCGTCGACAAAACTGGGGCCACCATCGATCTACAAAAAACAGCCCTCGATTGGTGGATTACCGATGCGCGTCATGCCAATCCACCAAGCATTCCGGTACAAAATTTCCATGCTGCGGAGTCATTAGAAATTGAGGAATTTTTAAATAATCCACTCTTGATCAATGACTTGCCATCTTGA
- the ruvB gene encoding Holliday junction DNA helicase RuvB encodes MAIKRSQGDCPPPKKSNPMGSARDPLTSSQALPDEQAQSIVEDRIRPQQLADYLGQRDLKEVLGIAIAAAKARKEPLDHLLLYGPPGLGKTTMALILAAEMGVKCKITAAPALERPRDISGLLVALEAGDILFIDEIHRLNRMAEELLYPAMEDGRLDVTIGKGTSARTRSIPLKPFTLIGATTKVGSLTSPLRDRFGLIQRLRFYEVDELVAIVTRSAAILNQPITPEGTLEIARRARGTPRIANRLLRRIRDFAQVKNCPEITQAVAATAMDLYNVDPLGLDWTDRLILTTMINHFGGGPAGLEAIAAATGEDSKTVEEVYEPYLLQIGFLNRTPRGRVVTAIARQHLQVGSSDATTPTQLDFLS; translated from the coding sequence ATGGCGATTAAACGCAGCCAGGGGGATTGCCCCCCGCCAAAAAAAAGTAACCCGATGGGATCGGCGCGGGATCCTTTAACCAGCAGTCAAGCCCTTCCCGACGAACAGGCTCAAAGTATTGTCGAGGATCGGATTCGCCCGCAGCAATTGGCGGACTATCTGGGACAAAGGGATTTAAAGGAAGTTCTAGGCATTGCGATCGCCGCCGCGAAAGCAAGAAAGGAACCGCTTGATCATCTGTTGTTGTATGGTCCCCCTGGTTTGGGTAAAACGACGATGGCGTTAATTTTGGCGGCAGAAATGGGCGTGAAGTGCAAAATTACGGCGGCGCCAGCCCTTGAACGTCCCCGCGATATTAGTGGTTTGTTGGTGGCGTTGGAAGCGGGCGATATTTTATTTATCGATGAAATTCACCGTCTGAATCGGATGGCGGAGGAATTGCTCTATCCGGCGATGGAGGATGGACGGCTAGATGTGACCATTGGCAAGGGAACCAGTGCGCGGACGAGGAGTATTCCGTTAAAGCCCTTCACGTTAATCGGGGCGACTACTAAGGTGGGATCGTTGACGTCGCCCCTGCGCGATCGCTTTGGTCTGATTCAACGGCTGCGATTTTATGAGGTGGATGAATTGGTGGCGATCGTGACGCGGAGCGCGGCGATTTTAAATCAGCCGATCACCCCTGAAGGAACCCTTGAAATCGCCCGTCGTGCTCGGGGGACCCCTCGGATTGCCAATCGTCTCTTGCGGCGGATTCGGGACTTTGCCCAAGTCAAAAATTGTCCTGAAATTACCCAAGCAGTGGCTGCAACAGCGATGGATTTGTACAATGTCGATCCGTTGGGTTTGGATTGGACTGATCGCCTCATTTTAACGACGATGATCAACCATTTTGGGGGTGGACCAGCGGGCTTGGAGGCGATCGCCGCCGCGACGGGAGAAGATAGCAAAACGGTAGAAGAAGTTTATGAACCTTACCTCCTGCAAATTGGTTTTTTGAACCGTACTCCCCGGGGCCGAGTGGTTACAGCGATCGCCCGTCAACATTTACAAGTAGGTTCATCAGATGCTACAACCCCAACCCAATTGGATTTTCTGTCCTGA
- a CDS encoding ABC transporter related, with amino-acid sequence MQPVKLRFFTVLATTPRLLRLVWSASPPFLIISLLTTLGASLLPALQLYVGKLTIDQILATIGQPSSQWSGVFVLVALTLALTLMTDGLKELATYGGQVLSDRFNLYASNLLLRQATRLDLAHYEIPEFYDLLSRAQQSGSTYPVRALASFTSFLGHSVKLLTLAGLMLSFSPLATLLLLFTSIPAFLIGVKFSGKRFKVLRRQTQSGRFADYLQRILTHQDFAKEIRLFNLTEHLLKRWYEVKFVFNQEVEQLSARQALARSSANLLAKLGFYLTYSWIVVQTLQAQITIGSLTMYAGAFRQAQGSVQGMLEDIASLYEVNLFVGQFFDFLDLEPYVKNCDRPQPFPSKIQQGLELKAVSFTYPGAQKASLTGLDLTIYPGESIALVGVNGAGKTTLLKLLTRFYDVTAGEITVDGIPLQDFDLATLRQNVGIIFQDFARYHLTVAENIGFGNIKFHDDLARIRQAGIAAGADEMIRDFDGGYQTMLGKIFPEGRELSGGQWQKVGLARAFMSDAQILILDEPTAALDAIAEYDLFQRFRQLAAGKITFLVSHRFSTVRMADRIVVLEGGQIREIGSHQELMNHQGLYAQMFTLQSSSYDL; translated from the coding sequence ATGCAACCCGTGAAATTACGCTTTTTTACGGTATTGGCTACCACACCCCGGTTACTACGCTTAGTCTGGTCGGCAAGCCCTCCATTTTTGATCATTTCTTTGCTCACCACCCTGGGCGCTTCCCTACTGCCGGCCCTACAACTTTACGTTGGCAAACTGACCATTGACCAGATTCTGGCTACCATTGGTCAACCCTCTAGCCAATGGTCTGGGGTATTCGTTCTTGTCGCCCTGACCTTAGCCCTGACCCTCATGACCGACGGTCTGAAGGAACTCGCGACCTATGGTGGCCAAGTATTAAGCGATCGCTTTAACCTCTATGCGAGTAATCTCCTGCTGCGCCAAGCGACTCGTCTTGATCTAGCCCATTACGAAATTCCTGAATTTTATGATCTCCTCAGTCGTGCCCAACAAAGTGGCAGCACTTACCCGGTCCGCGCCCTAGCTAGTTTTACCAGCTTCCTCGGCCACAGCGTCAAGCTGCTTACCCTAGCCGGGCTGATGTTGAGCTTTAGCCCCTTGGCAACGTTATTGCTGCTATTTACTTCTATTCCTGCTTTTTTAATTGGAGTGAAATTTTCGGGTAAACGTTTTAAGGTACTGCGTCGCCAAACCCAAAGTGGCCGCTTTGCTGATTATTTACAGCGAATCCTCACCCATCAAGATTTTGCTAAGGAAATTCGTCTGTTTAACCTTACTGAGCACTTACTGAAGCGATGGTATGAGGTTAAGTTTGTTTTTAACCAAGAAGTAGAGCAGCTCTCCGCCCGTCAAGCCCTCGCCCGCAGCAGCGCTAATCTCTTGGCCAAACTGGGGTTTTACCTCACCTACAGCTGGATTGTGGTGCAAACTCTCCAGGCTCAAATTACGATCGGCTCTCTGACAATGTATGCCGGCGCCTTTCGGCAAGCCCAAGGATCTGTCCAAGGGATGCTAGAGGATATCGCCAGCTTGTATGAGGTAAATCTGTTTGTCGGTCAATTTTTTGATTTTTTAGACCTCGAACCCTATGTCAAAAATTGCGATCGCCCCCAACCGTTTCCTTCAAAAATTCAGCAGGGCCTAGAGTTAAAAGCGGTCAGTTTTACCTATCCTGGGGCACAAAAGGCGAGTTTGACGGGATTAGATTTAACGATCTATCCCGGGGAAAGTATTGCCCTAGTCGGGGTAAATGGGGCGGGTAAAACAACGTTATTAAAGTTATTGACGCGGTTTTATGATGTGACAGCGGGAGAGATTACCGTTGATGGGATTCCGTTACAGGATTTTGATCTGGCGACATTGCGACAAAATGTCGGCATTATTTTTCAGGATTTTGCTCGGTACCATTTGACTGTGGCGGAGAATATCGGTTTTGGCAATATCAAATTTCACGATGATTTGGCACGCATCCGCCAAGCAGGGATTGCCGCAGGGGCTGATGAAATGATTCGCGATTTTGACGGGGGCTATCAGACAATGTTGGGAAAAATTTTTCCTGAGGGGCGAGAATTATCGGGGGGACAGTGGCAAAAGGTGGGTTTAGCGCGGGCATTTATGAGTGATGCCCAAATTTTGATTTTGGATGAACCGACGGCGGCCCTCGATGCGATCGCCGAATACGATCTGTTCCAGCGCTTCCGGCAACTGGCAGCGGGGAAAATCACGTTCCTTGTCAGTCATCGATTTTCAACGGTGCGCATGGCAGACCGGATTGTGGTGTTAGAAGGAGGACAAATTCGTGAAATCGGCAGCCACCAGGAATTGATGAACCATCAGGGCCTCTACGCCCAGATGTTTACACTGCAGTCTTCGAGCTACGACCTTTAA
- a CDS encoding putative membrane-associated Zn-dependent proteases 1, with protein MAFSPETSALIVLLIATLGVIGWGYRRSQKAGQLGRLAWGQSLAITAPWFLLLTCVLLGISLNLIGVVLILVASAGAYIYLGNLRREAGQAELIRKQALERLQTEVTQEQASPVEQAPEPDLQPINVEDLQTIKGIFGIDTFFSTEAIPYQEGAIFKGNLRGDPEEAHHKLTEKLGDRLGDKYRLFLVEDPEGKPVVVILPSRNDPKATTLAQKNIALALFVATLVTTLEAIGVLKGFDLFSNWQRYTEVVPLSLGMWLILGVHELGHWWASQKHTVKLSIPFFLPNWQIASFGAITRFESLLPNRTALFDIAFAGPAAGGVFSLILLIIGLGLSNPNSLFQIPSQFFQGSILVGTLARFLLGDGLQQTLVAIHPLTVLGWLGLVITALNLLPAGCLDGGRIIQAIYGRKTARRTTIATLIVLGLIALFNPANPIPLYWALIIIFLQREAERPSLNELLEPNDTRAVLALVALFLMLITLIPLSPSLAGQLGIGA; from the coding sequence ATGGCTTTTTCTCCGGAAACCTCGGCATTGATAGTTCTTTTGATCGCTACCTTGGGGGTCATTGGCTGGGGCTATCGGCGATCGCAAAAAGCGGGACAATTGGGGCGGTTAGCCTGGGGGCAATCCCTCGCGATTACAGCCCCTTGGTTTCTTCTACTCACCTGTGTTTTGCTGGGGATAAGCCTTAATCTCATTGGCGTTGTCTTGATCCTCGTGGCTTCAGCTGGCGCTTATATTTATTTAGGAAATCTCCGGCGGGAAGCAGGCCAGGCGGAACTGATTCGCAAACAAGCCCTTGAACGGCTCCAGACTGAGGTAACCCAGGAACAAGCCAGTCCCGTAGAACAAGCCCCAGAGCCTGATCTTCAACCCATCAACGTTGAAGATCTCCAAACCATTAAGGGTATTTTTGGCATCGATACATTTTTTTCAACGGAAGCCATTCCTTACCAAGAAGGGGCCATTTTTAAAGGGAACCTCCGGGGTGATCCCGAAGAAGCACACCATAAACTCACCGAAAAATTAGGCGATCGCCTGGGGGATAAATACCGCCTATTTTTGGTCGAAGATCCCGAAGGAAAACCCGTAGTTGTTATTCTTCCCAGCCGCAATGACCCTAAAGCCACGACTCTCGCCCAGAAAAATATTGCCCTCGCCCTCTTTGTCGCTACCCTAGTGACGACCCTTGAGGCGATCGGTGTTCTCAAAGGCTTTGATCTTTTTAGTAACTGGCAGCGTTATACCGAAGTTGTGCCCCTCAGCCTTGGGATGTGGCTCATTCTAGGCGTCCATGAACTTGGCCACTGGTGGGCCAGCCAGAAACACACTGTCAAGCTCAGTATTCCCTTCTTTTTACCCAACTGGCAAATTGCCTCCTTTGGGGCAATTACTCGCTTTGAATCGCTGCTTCCCAATCGTACCGCCCTCTTTGACATTGCCTTTGCGGGGCCAGCAGCAGGGGGAGTATTCTCTTTGATCCTATTGATTATCGGCTTGGGACTATCCAACCCCAACAGTCTTTTTCAAATCCCTAGTCAATTTTTCCAAGGCTCAATTTTGGTAGGAACCCTAGCCCGTTTCCTCTTGGGAGATGGTCTACAACAAACCCTTGTCGCTATTCACCCCCTTACGGTTTTGGGTTGGTTAGGCCTGGTGATTACTGCCCTAAATCTACTCCCTGCCGGCTGTCTTGATGGTGGCCGTATCATCCAGGCGATCTATGGGCGGAAAACTGCCCGTCGCACGACGATCGCCACTCTCATTGTTTTAGGATTAATTGCTCTGTTCAACCCCGCCAATCCAATTCCCCTGTATTGGGCCTTAATCATTATTTTTTTGCAACGGGAAGCCGAGCGTCCCAGCCTGAATGAGCTCCTTGAGCCAAACGATACTAGGGCAGTCCTGGCCTTAGTTGCGCTCTTTTTGATGTTGATTACCCTGATTCCTCTCAGCCCCAGTCTGGCAGGCCAGTTAGGAATTGGCGCCTAA